AGGCAGATAGAACAGTTCATTTTCGATACCCGAGTAGCCGGGCCTCAGGCTGCGCTTGAGCACAAGCACCGTCTTAGCCTGGTCGACGTTCAGGATGGGCATTCCATAGATCGGGCTGTTTTTGTCGTAGCGAGCCGCCGGGTTTACCACGTCGTTGGCTCCAACAACCAGCGCGATATCGGCCGTGGCAAACTCGTCGTTGATCTCGTCCATTTCGTAGAGCTGGTCATAGGGCACATTGGCTTCAGCCAGCAGCACGTTCATATGTCCGGGCATACGTCCGGCCACGGGATGAATGGCATACTTGACCTCCACACCGCGCTCCTGCAGTAGATCGGCCAGCTCACGCACCTGATGCTGTGCCTGAGCCACAGCCATGCCATAACCAGGGACGATGATCACTTTGTTGGCATAGGCCAGCAGAATCGCCGCATCTTCAACGGTTGCCTCATGGACCGTTTTTCCTTCGGCAGCTGCCACGGCAGCACCATCTCCGGCCTCGCCTCCAAACCCCCCCAGCAACACGTTCAGCAGCGAACGATTCATGGCCTCACACATGATCCGGGTAAGGATCAGTCCCGAGGCCCCGACCAGGGCACCACTGACAATCAGCGCGGTGTTGTCCAGCACAAATCCGGTAGCAGCTGCCGCCAGCCCTGAATAAGAGTTGAGCAGCGAGACGACTACGGGCATGTCGGCGCCCCCGATCGGAATCACCAGGAGTACCCCCAGCACAAGAGCCAGCCCAGAAAGTGCTGCAATCCCCCA
Above is a window of Rhodothermus sp. DNA encoding:
- a CDS encoding NAD(P)(+) transhydrogenase (Re/Si-specific) subunit beta; its protein translation is MKTTLIDLTYLLAAALFILGLKRLQSPKTARGGNQLAALGMLLAVVATLFLHRIVTPVEMIAGLVIGGAIGAVLARRVEMTSMPELVAAFNGFGGLASALVATAEVARYLIPEKPTAAIAALLPAVEQVPFDAVQAITVVLSVLIGLVTFAGSFVAFGKLGGYITGNPVLFPGMRLLTLLVALGALISMGFVVAGADPFPAVPDPVVWGIAALSGLALVLGVLLVIPIGGADMPVVVSLLNSYSGLAAAATGFVLDNTALIVSGALVGASGLILTRIMCEAMNRSLLNVLLGGFGGEAGDGAAVAAAEGKTVHEATVEDAAILLAYANKVIIVPGYGMAVAQAQHQVRELADLLQERGVEVKYAIHPVAGRMPGHMNVLLAEANVPYDQLYEMDEINDEFATADIALVVGANDVVNPAARYDKNSPIYGMPILNVDQAKTVLVLKRSLRPGYSGIENELFYLPNTRMLFGDARESLMKLIGEIKNL